A stretch of the Malus domestica chromosome 08, GDT2T_hap1 genome encodes the following:
- the LOC103420871 gene encoding zinc finger CCCH domain-containing protein 6-like: protein MFNMRGLKNSKRVSWASDVNLCQVKLFLLEESPSQVGLSAQDHLQAKASWPSHSSGTGSDDTLPPGFEGPHPANQPQIDLSQILLIKWRCPPKVVLNFAWQVVSGEESKEVEIQNQREIRVLEAVYPRPSAIPLNPSVLADVEDSSHTGGQPLIIPITPIEDEDASVETSSESMVPFNNSTSSQPFLSVQGILAPSQNNIPNNGNHIKPATLGMPVAAEPDVVAAALGAIVNSNEHGNMIDHELLIKILSNPKMIEQLVTDPQPMTRPPPMGISDPSHMIRTEINTPSSSGHFYPQPNMGPFPDARPPPPAGIPVHSSPSVGPPPPAKDINYYKSLIQQHGGDRHDNFPPFGNRHSDHSAVNQESNNNYKSRDSKPKNMKPCIFFNSSRGCNKGANCTFQHDASFQPRGSSVSEVHKAKRMKLDREISS, encoded by the exons ATGTTTAACATGCGGGGATTGAAGAATTCGAAAAGGGTTTCTTGGGCTTCAGATGTTAACCTTTGTCAG GTAAAGCTGTTTCTCTTGGAGGAATCTCCTTCACAGGTTGGGCTGAGCGCTCAAGATCACCTCCAAGCGAAGGCATCTTGGCCGTCACATTCATCTGGAACAGGCTCAGATGACACTCTACCCCCTGGGTTTGAGGGACCACATCCAGCAAATCAGCCTCAGATTGACTTGTCTCAAATTCTTCTAATCAAATGGAGATGCCCTCCTAAG GTTGTGCTGAACTTCGCTTGGCAAGTGGTTTCTGGGGAAGAAAGCAAAGAGGTGGAGATTCAAAATCAGAGAGAGATAAGAGTACTGGAAGCGGTTTATCCACGGCCATCTGCCATTCCTTTAAA CCCCTCTGTTTTGGCAGATGTTGAAGACTCTAGTCATACTGGTGGGCAACCTCTTATCATACCTATTACCCCCATTGAAGACGAAGATGCCAGTGTTGAAACATCATCTGAATCCATGGTACCGTTTAACAATTCCACAAGCTCACAGCCCTTTCTATCAGTTCAGGGAATTTTGGCTCCATCTCAAAACAATATTCCTAACAATGGAAACCACATTAAGCCTGCAACACTTGGAATGCCTGTTGCAGCAGAACCTGATGTTGTAGCTGCTGCCCTTGGTGCAATTGTGAATAGCAACGAGCACGGAAATATGATTGACCATGAATTGCTGATTAAGATTCTCAGCAACCCGAAAATGATTGAGCAATTGGTTACAGATCCACAACCAATGACAAGGCCACCTCCAATGGGCATATCAGATCCATCTCACATGATCAGGACAGAAATCAACACACCTTCATCAAGCGGACATTTCTATCCTCAACCAAATATGGGACCTTTTCCTGATGCACGACCACCTCCGCCTGCAGGAATTCCAGTTCATTCTTCGCCTTCTGTTGGACCACCTCCACCAGCAAAGGACATCAACTATTATAAAAGCTTGATTCAACAACATGGAGGAGACCGGCATGACAACTTTCCACCATTTGGTAATCGACACAGCGACCATTCAGCGGTAAACCAAGAATCCAATAATAACTACAAATCGAGAGATTCGAAGCCCAAGAACATGAAGCCTTGCATATTCTTCAACAGTTCAAGGGGATGCAACAAAGGAGCAAATTGCACGTTCCAGCATGATGCATCGTTCCAGCCACGAGGTAGTAGTGTGTCGGAGGTGCACAAGGCAAAGAGAATGAAACTGGATAGGGAGATCAGCAGTTAA
- the LOC103420870 gene encoding probable methyltransferase At1g29790: protein MGSVSLKIGDGSARFRRASLCSSAVNLLMLFSVITTNLFALYAFTYSPKDHQTYRLLHHTQKNISLISEQVALILREIDSSQKKLAQMEKELLGYESIDLSNPNIANELKVFLQHHSLPLGKDSKTGITEMVASVGHSCEKSAGLLSQYMNYKVSGPCPDDWSLAQKLILRGCEPLPRRRCFAKAVPKVGLDPFPISLWKPVSDKIVSWSGLGCKKFECLNAKKLSRDCVGCFDLVNGSENERFVKARSKNDFLIDDVLALGSGGIRIGFDIGGGSGTFAARMAERNVTVITNTLNIEAPFNEFIAARGLFPLFLSLDHTFPFYDNVFDLVHAASGLDVGGKPEKFEFLMFDIDRILRAGGLLWLDNFYCSDDEKKRDLTRLIERFGYKKLKWVVGEKADTAGSGKLEIYLSAVLQKPVRV, encoded by the coding sequence ATGGGCTCTGTTTCTCTCAAGATCGGCGACGGAAGCGCCAGATTCCGAAGAGCATCGCTCTGTTCCTCTGCCGTCAACCTCCTCATGCTGTTTTCCGTCATCACCACCAACCTCTTCGCGCTCTACGCCTTCACATACTCCCCGAAAGACCACCAAACATACCGTCTCCTCCACCACACCCAGAAGAACATCTCCCTCATCTCCGAGCAGGTCGCTCTGATCCTCCGCGAGATTGATTCGTCGCAAAAGAAGCTTGCCCAGATGGAAAAGGAGCTCCTCGGCTATGAAAGCATCGATCTTTCTAATCCCAATATCGCGAACGAGCTCAAAGTCTTCCTCCAGCACCACTCGCTCCCTCTCGGCAAAGATTCGAAAACCGGGATCACGGAAATGGTGGCTTCCGTCGGCCATTCCTGCGAGAAATCCGCCGGCTTGCTGTCACAGTACATGAACTACAAGGTCTCCGGGCCTTGTCCCGACGATTGGAGCCTTGCCCAGAAGCTGATTCTGCGCGGATGCGAGCCTCTGCCGCGACGGAGGTGCTTTGCCAAGGCGGTTCCTAAGGTGGGTTTAGACCCTTTTCCGATTTCGCTTTGGAAACCTGTTAGTGATAAGATTGTGAGTTGGAGCGGCCTTGGATGCAAGAAATTTGAATGCTTGAATGCTAAGAAATTGAGTAGGGATTGCGTTGGTTGTTTCGATTTGGTTAACGGGTCCGAAAACGAGAGATTTGTCAAGGCTAGGAGCAAGAATGATTTCCTCATTGATGATGTTCTAGCTTTGGGGAGTGGAGGAATCCGAATAGGGTTTGATATTGGAGGTGGGTCTGGTACCTTCGCTGCTAGAATGGCAGAGAGGAACGTGACTGTGATCACCAACACTCTGAATATTGAAGCCCCGTTTAACGAATTCATAGCTGCAAGAGGGCTTTTCCCTCTGTTTTTGAGCTTGGATCATACGTTTCCCTTCTACGATAATGTGTTCGATTTGGTCCATGCCGCCAGTGGATTGGATGTTGGAGGAAAACCGGAAAAGTTCGAGTTCTTGATGTTTGACATCGATCGCATTTTGAGGGCGGGAGGTTTGTTATGGCTGGACAACTTTTATTGCTCGGATGATGAAAAGAAGAGAGATTTAACCAGGTTGATCGAGCGGTTTGGATATAAAAAGCTCAAATGGGTTGTCGGGGAGAAGGCAGATACAGCAGGGTCAGGCAAATTGGAGATTTATTTGTCTGCCGTTTTGCAGAAACCGGTTAGAGTCTGA
- the LOC103420869 gene encoding auxin response factor 5-like, translated as MMGSVEEKLKTGCLLDEMKLLKELQDHSGSRKAINSELWHACAGPLVCLPQVGSLSYYFPQGHSEQVAVSTKRTATSQIPNYPNLPSQLLCQVQNVTLHADKETDEIYAQMILKPVNSEKDVFPVSDFRMKPSKHPSEFFCKTLTASDTSTHGGFSVPRRAAEKLFPPLDFTMQPPTQELVVRDLHDNTWTFRHIYRGQPKRHLLTTGWSVFVGAKRLRAGDSVLFIRDEKSQLLIGVRRANRQQTTLPSSVLSADSMHIGVLAAAAHAASNRSSFTIFYNPRACPSEFVIPLATFQKAVYGTQLSIGMRFGMMFETEESGKRRYMGTIVGICDLDPLRWPGSKWRNLQVEWDEPGCCDKQNRVSSWEIETPESLFIFPSLTSSLKRPMHSGFLGAETEWGNMIKRPFIRVPEIGNGNCFPYPISNLCSEQLVNMLMKPQLANHAGTLAALQRESASNADSVVDMKAMYAKINQKNLADGVNANAPSHELPPGRLNVAAKFGSQTPVGNGTEKTKLEPEFSADQLSQLNSVGHGIEDKLATGFASPYSLVNQLTFANQNQDAAQLQTSPRPMQPPLESLLFHSQTDLPHSDFNGMNSSLPFLDNDECMFYSSCQSFSGALRSPGPLSAFGLQESSAVLTEANNSSLTSIGQDMWDNTLINSSSLRDLSDESNNQSGIYGCPSIDVGSCLSTVVDPSVSSTILNDFSTLKNSNFQNSSDCLVRNLSSSQDLQSQITSASLGDSQAFSRHDLADTSGGTSSSNVDLDESSLLKNSSWHKVVAPVRTYTKVQKTGSVGRSIDVTNFKNYEELCSAIECMFGLKGLLNDPRGSGWKLVYVDYENDVLLVGDDPWEEFVGCVRCIRILSPTEVQQMSEEGMKLLNSAAMQGMNGTMSEGGRP; from the exons atgatgggtTCGGTTGAGGAGAAGCTCAAAACTGGATGCTTGCTTGATGAGATGAAGCTGCTGAAAGAGCTGCAGGATCACTCTG GGTCCCGGAAGGCTATAAATTCGGAGCTGTGGCACGCCTGTGCCGGCCCGCTTGTTTGTTTGCCGCAGGTTGGGAGTCTCTCGTACTACTTCCCCCAAGGACATAGCGAACAG GTGGCGGTTTCGACGAAAAGAACAGCAACCTCACAAATCCCCAACTACCCGAATCTCCCGTCTCAATTGCTATGTCAAGTTCAAAATGTTACACTGCAT GCAGACAAAGAAACTGACGAAATCTATGCACAAATGATCCTTAAACCAGTGAATTCT GAAAAGGATGTCTTCCCGGTATCAGACTTTAGAATGAAGCCTAGCAAGCATCCATCGGAGTTTTTCTGCAAAACTTTGACTGCAAGTGACACAAGCACGCATGGGGGCTTCTCCGTGCCGCGTAGGGCAGCAGAAAAGCTCTTTCCTCCGCTG GATTTCACAATGCAACCACCAACCCAAGAGCTTGTTGTCCGAGACTTGCACGACAATACCTGGACATTTCGCCACATTTATCGCG GGCAGCCGAAACGACACCTTCTCACAACTGGATGGAGTGTGTTTGTTGGTGCAAAGAGACTTAGAGCAGGCGATTCCGTTCTATTTATCAG GGATGAGAAGTCACAGCTCTTGATTGGTGTGAGACGAGCAAATCGTCAGCAGACGACTTTGCCATCATCAGTTTTATCTGCTGATAGCATGCACATTGGCGTCCTTGCTGCTGCGGCTCATGCTGCATCTAATCGAAGTTCATTCACTATATTCTACAATCCAAG GGCATGCCCTTCAGAGTTTGTCATACCTCTGGCTACATTCCAGAAGGCTGTATATGGGACACAACTTTCAATTGGCATGAGGTTTGGAATGATGTTCGAGACAGAGGAGTCGGGCAAGCGCAG ATATATGGGTACGATAGTTGGTATCTGTGATTTAGATCCGCTGAGATGGCCTGGTTCGAAGTGGCGAAATCTTCAGGTAGAGTGGGATGAGCCAGGGTGTTGTGATAAACAGAACAGGGTTAGTTCATGGGAAATCGAGACTCCGGAAAGTCTTTTCATATTTCCTTCTCTGACTTCAAGTCTTAAAAGACCGATGCACTCCGGATTCTTGG GAGCAGAAACTGAGTGGGGAAATATGATCAAGAGACCTTTCATCCGGGTTCCTGAGATTGGAAACGGGAACTGTTTTCCATACCCGATTTCAAATCTATGTTCAGAACAACTAGTCAATATGCTAATGAAACCTCAACTTGCTAATCATGCCGGAACATTAGCTGCTCTACAACGGGAATCGGCTTCTAATGCAGATTCAGTAGTAGATATGAAGGCCATGTAtgccaaaatcaaccaaaagaaTCTAGCTGATGGCGTAAACGCAAATGCACCATCTCATGAACTTCCACCAGGAAGGTTGAACGTGGCAGCTAAGTTTGGAAGCCAAACTCCAGTTGGAAACGGCACTGAGAAGACGAAATTAGAACCTGAATTTTCCGCGGATCAGTTAAGCCAGTTGAATTCTGTAGGACATGGCATTGAGGATAAATTAGCTACTGGGTTCGCGAGTCCTTATAGCCTTGTGAACCAGCTTACATTTGCCAACCAAAACCAAGATGCAGCGCAACTACAAACTAGCCCGCGGCCTATGCAGCCGCCTTTGGAATCACTACTCTTCCACTCACAAACGGATCTACCTCATTCGGATTTCAATGGCATGAACAGTTCACTCCCATTCCTGGACAATGATGAATGCATGTTTTACTCATCTTGCCAATCCTTTTCCGGGGCATTGAGATCACCGGGGCCTTTGTCTGCATTCGGTTTACAAGAGTCTTCCGCTGTTTTAACTGAAGCAAATAATTCCTCCCTAACTTCAATCGGTCAGGACATGTGGGATAATACCCTCATTAATTCAAGCAGCTTGAGAGATTTGTCTGATGAGAGCAACAATCAAAGTGGGATCTATGGCTGTCCAAGCATTGATGTTGGTAGCTGCTTAAGTACTGTCGTCGACCCTTCTGTTTCAAGCACCATACTCAATGACTTTTCTACGCTGAAGAACTCCAACTTCCAGAATTCGTCGGATTGTTTGGTCAGAAACTTGAGCTCAAGCCAGGATCTTCAGTCGCAGATTACCTCGGCAAGCCTAGGAGACTCTCAGGCTTTCTCCAGGCACGACCTGGCAGACACCTCTGGCGGTACATCCTCAAGCAATGTAGATCTCGATGAGAGCAGTCTACTGAAGAACAGTTCGTGGCATAAAGTGGTTGCGCCCGTGCGAACCTACACGAAG GTTCAAAAGACGGGATCTGTTGGGAGGTCGATCGACGTTACGAATTTCAAAAACTACGAAGAACTATGCTCTGCAATTGAATGCATGTTTGGACTGAAAGGGCTGCTAAACGATCCAAGAGGTTCAGGGtggaaattggtttatgtggATTATGAGAACGACGTTCTACTTGTCGGGGATGATCCTTGGGA GGAATTCGTTGGTTGTGTTCGCTGCATCAGAATCCTTTCGCCTACGGAAGTTCAGCAGATGAGCGAAGAGGGCATGAAGCTTCTGAACAGCGCTGCGATGCAAGGGATGAACGGCACCATGTCCGAAGGTGGGCGTCCTTAA